A genomic region of Scomber japonicus isolate fScoJap1 chromosome 5, fScoJap1.pri, whole genome shotgun sequence contains the following coding sequences:
- the pard6a gene encoding partitioning defective 6 homolog alpha — protein MSRQQQHRTPLKLTDNVVEVKSKFDAEYRRFALKKNGPGGFQEFYRLLQTIHHIPGVDVLLGYADDHGDLLPINNDDNFHKAVSLANPLLRIIITKKEDEPLVFATNSLQRRKKGLGLSGLRTTGSGSTHSKRGPGLMIGEPQDFRQISSIIDVDILPETHRRVRLHKHGTHKPLGFYIRDGVSVRVTPQGVEKVPGVFISRLVRGGLAESTGLLGVNDEILEVNGIDVAGKSLDQVTDMMVANSHNLIVTVKPANQRNNVVHRGSKTSVGNSSSVGSAGSTGSAPSHDSPSPASQSNPITASNSIAEGDSDDEDDDGDLILENDCLTPYESHRVANSNNTNLNRDSPSNRLHNSTVVRHLPQSVSLPNSMGASLSDSSMLMSNHNGNPAHSVSSSQESMREDGNIITL, from the exons TTTGATGCAGAATACCGTCGCTTCGCTCTGAAGAAGAACGGCCCGGGTGGCTTCCAGGAGTTCTACCGCCTCCTCCAAACCATCCATCACATCCCCGGTGTAGACGTGCTGCTGGGATACGCAGATGACCATGGAGACCTCCTCCCAATCAATAACGACGACAACTTCCACAAAGCTGTCTCGTTAGCCAATCCTCTGCTCCGTATCATCATAAccaagaaag AGGATGAACCGTTAGTTTTTGCCACCAACTCCCTCCAGAGGCGTAAAAAGGGTCTGGGTCTAAGTGGACTCCGCACCACTGGTTCAGGCTCCACCCACTCAAAGAGAGGACCAGGCCTCATGATTGGTGAACCGCAGGACTTCAGGCAGATCTCTTCTATCATTGATGTGGACATCTTACCTGAGACACACCGACGCGTTCGTCTCCACAAGCATGGTACCCACAAACCACTGGGCTTCTACATCCGTGACGGGGTTAGCGTCCGAGTGACACCACAGGGGGTCGAGAAG GTTCCAGGGGTGTTCATATCCCGTCTGGTACGCGGTGGGCTGGCAGAGAGCACAGGGCTGCTGGGAGTTAATGATGAGATCCTGGAGGTCAACGGCATCGATGTAGCAGGAAAATCTTTGGATCAG GTGACAGACATGATGGTGGCCAACAGCCACAACCTCATTGTAACAGTGAAACCAGCTAACCAGAGGAACAACGTGGTGCATCGTGGGAGTAAAACTTCAGTGGGCAACTCTAGTTCGGTGGGCTCAGCTGGATCTACAGGCTCCGCTCCGTCACATGACTCACCAAGCCCCGCCTCTCAGAGCAACCCCATCACTGCAAG caacagcatTGCAGAGGGTGACAGCGATGACGAAGACGACGACGGCGACCTCATCCTGGAGAACGACTGCCTGACACCTTACGAATCTCACCGGGTAGCAAACAGCAACAACACTAACCTCAACAGAGACTCACCTAGCAACAGACTGCACAACTCCACTGTGGTTAGGCACCTCCCACAGAGTGTCTCATTGCCCAATAGCATGGGGGCATCCCTGAGTGACAGCTCCATGTTGATGTCCAATCACAACGGAAATCCCGCCCACTCAGTCAGTAGCAGTCAAGAGAGTATGAGAGAGGACGGCAACATAATAAcactgtaa